The genomic interval CGGCATCGTGCGGCGCGGGAGGTACCTCCAGACCGAGCAGCAGCTTGACCATCTGCTGCATCTGCGTCTTCTCCGCGCGGCCGTAGCCGGTCACCGCGACCTTGATTTCAGCGGGCGCGTACTCGTACGGCCGGAGGCCGGCCTCGATCACCGCGAGCACGGCGACGCCGCGAGCCTGGCCGAGGACGAGCGCGCTGCGCACGTTGCGGGCGTGAAAGAGCGTTTCGATGGCCACGCAATCCGGCGCGTGCGCGCGCAGCAGTTCGCGAAGGCCGTCGTGGATCACGCGCAGCCGTTCGGGAAGCGTCGACGCGAGCGGCGGCGACACCGCACCGCAGGCGACGAGCCGATGCCGGGTGCCGTCCGACTCCACGCAGCCGTAGCCGGTGCGGACGGATCCCGGATCGATCCCGAAGATCCTCACGCCAGGGAGGCCTCGATTTCCTTCTCGTC from Acidobacteriota bacterium carries:
- the ruvC gene encoding crossover junction endodeoxyribonuclease RuvC is translated as MRIFGIDPGSVRTGYGCVESDGTRHRLVACGAVSPPLASTLPERLRVIHDGLRELLRAHAPDCVAIETLFHARNVRSALVLGQARGVAVLAVIEAGLRPYEYAPAEIKVAVTGYGRAEKTQMQQMVKLLLGLEVPPAPHDAADALAVALCHAQSAGSAHATPARVPRHLRSWRHAQLPAGARRQAP